The Suncus etruscus isolate mSunEtr1 chromosome 15, mSunEtr1.pri.cur, whole genome shotgun sequence genome contains the following window.
CAGCACAGGTCCAAGTGTGGGGACCCCAGGCAGCTGCCCTAAGGTTCTGGGCGGGTCAGAGGCACCACCAGTTCCGTGcaaccctccacacacacactgtgACTGCACCCCTAAGCCTGGCAGAGAGTGGGGCAGCCTGCTCACTCGACCAAGTGATCAGCatgatcccaagcaccactatGGTGGCCAGCTTTGACAGGACACACGTGAGGGGAAAACAGTCAGGGTTGGCATGCGTGTAGGCACCAAGGTGAACGCACCACAGGCCTGCAACAGCAGCCACCGGGCAGGGCGGATAAGAAGAGTGGCTTGCAGCCGCACCCTTGCAGAAGGTGTGCACCCTGCAGTCCCGTCCCCGTCCCTCTGGGTGCCCAGACCAGAAACCCGTTTGCCTGTCTCCCTGCCTCtgtctcttcccctctcccagcACCGGGACAGCAAGCAAAGCACGAAGCTCCCTTCCAGACTCCTCTCGCGGCCAGCATCCCGGTGCAATGCAAGAGGCCCCGTTCCCCAACCCGAGCCCCGGGCCCTGGCCCTGCGGGGACCCAGCAGCCCACCCGCTTCTCCTGCATCTTCTCGAAGGCCGCCTGCGCCGGGGTCCGCTTGTCCAGGCCGCGCCGCTTCTCCTCCTCGTTCTTCTTGCTGGTGCCCATCGCTTCCAGCAGCTTGGCCTTGTCCTTctcctgcttcttcttcttccgcTTGGTCACGCCCAGCTCGGCGACGCCTTTCAGCTTCAGCGGCCCCTTCTGGACCTGCTCGTAGGCCGCCATGGCGCTCGTCCGGCCTCCGCCGCAATCTGCCGCGCTTCCGTCGGAAGATGTCAAACTATCTTCTCCAGGCCCCGCCCCTCATCCACGATTGGCTGAGACCGGAGACTGCGTGTGCGCGCGCATAAGGGGCGGAGTCGCGGCCCCGGTGTTTGGGCGGGACCAGTTGGCGCAGGCGCGTTTGCGTGTTTCCCCCGTCCCGACCTCTTGCCACACTTCCGGCAGGGCCGCTGGCTTCCGGTTTTGGGGCCCTAGTTCCCCAAACTTCTCTTTCCACACCTGCACTTTTTGGggactccttttttttgtttttgttttcgtttttgggccacacccggcgatgctcagaggttactcctggctgtctgctcagaaatagctcctggcagacacgggggaccatatgggacaccgggattcgaactaaccacctttggtcctggatcagctgcttgccaggcaaacgccactgtgctatttctccgggcctcggggcctccttttcttttcttttctttttttaatttttattttgatcatattggcttacatatctttcacagtagtgttttaggtacatattaacattgaatcaggggaatacccattaccaaatttgtcctcccccaatccccattccctttctgcaacccatatcccccaccagcacccccgggctgctagagtaggtggtcccctccttgtctagcttactattagtgattatctatctgtttggtcctggtatcctcccttgtttccccctctatttgagaggcggagctagataattcgagttaggtggttttgtttgaaggaaagaaaagcaatagaggggccgggcggtggcgctaaaggtaaggtgcctgccttgcctgcgctagccttggacggaccgcggttcgatcccccggtgtcccatatggtcccccaagccaggagcaatttctgagcacatagccaggagtaacccctgagcgttaccgggtgtggcccaaaaatcaaaaaaaaaaaaaaaaaaaaaaaaaaaagaaaagcaatagaatggggtaaaaagtaagaaaaaataaaatatatataaaaatatcaaataagctGAGAATGGgcaagtccttctagaggcttttaacctcagtttgagagaggacatgagaaAGGTAATTgtaacaccacaacaatacagaaagaaatatcaggggccgggcggtggcgctaaaggtaaggtgcctgccttgcctgcgctagccttggatggaccgaggttcaatcccccggtttcccatatggtcccccaagccaggagcgacttctgagcgcatagccaggagtagcccctgagcatcaccgggtatggcccaaaaaccaaaaaaaaaaaaaaaaagaaatatc
Protein-coding sequences here:
- the FAM32A gene encoding protein FAM32A, coding for MAAYEQVQKGPLKLKGVAELGVTKRKKKKQEKDKAKLLEAMGTSKKNEEEKRRGLDKRTPAQAAFEKMQEKRQMERILKKASKTHKQRVEDFNRHLDTLTEHYDIPKVSWTK